One window of Acidimicrobiales bacterium genomic DNA carries:
- a CDS encoding carbon-nitrogen hydrolase family protein, with amino-acid sequence MSLIPERYAAYETTATIGVVNFTAVRGDVPATLAKIEANIREAGTQGVDILVFPEEALTGLGGCTACREEVEHCDYHHGLAETVPGPSTERIAELCAEYDIYVSVGMMERDADDPEILYNAVAFIGPEGIQGTYRKLHLGSLPWVTEGVTFTPGDSLPVFETRFGPVGVQICYDFWFNPELSRLLALKGARIILNSCGTFVGPGKRDYMIQTTATRAQENICYVASSNHVGGEDVGNSSYAAGALDEGRAADMLGHSTIAGPAFPRFSQVLAEAGDSEEMVSATVSFEKLHRWEPIFPWRDWRATHQQGISKLIAEEFAALAP; translated from the coding sequence GTGAGCCTGATCCCCGAGCGCTACGCGGCCTACGAGACCACCGCCACGATCGGCGTCGTGAACTTCACGGCCGTCCGCGGCGACGTACCTGCGACCCTGGCGAAGATCGAGGCGAACATCCGCGAGGCCGGTACCCAGGGTGTCGACATCCTCGTGTTCCCCGAGGAGGCGCTCACCGGTCTGGGCGGCTGCACCGCTTGCCGCGAAGAGGTCGAACACTGCGACTACCACCACGGTCTCGCCGAAACGGTTCCGGGTCCGTCCACCGAACGCATCGCCGAGTTGTGCGCCGAGTACGACATCTACGTGTCGGTCGGCATGATGGAGCGCGACGCCGACGACCCCGAGATCCTCTACAACGCCGTTGCCTTCATCGGTCCTGAGGGCATCCAGGGCACCTATCGGAAGCTCCACCTCGGGTCGCTGCCCTGGGTCACCGAGGGCGTCACGTTCACGCCCGGCGACTCGCTGCCGGTGTTCGAGACCCGCTTCGGACCGGTCGGTGTGCAGATCTGCTACGACTTCTGGTTCAATCCCGAGCTGTCACGACTGCTCGCCCTCAAGGGCGCCCGGATCATCCTCAACTCGTGCGGCACCTTCGTCGGCCCCGGCAAGCGCGACTACATGATCCAGACCACCGCCACCCGGGCTCAGGAGAACATCTGCTACGTCGCCTCGTCGAACCACGTGGGTGGCGAAGACGTGGGGAACTCGAGCTACGCCGCCGGCGCCCTCGACGAGGGCCGCGCCGCCGACATGCTCGGTCATTCGACGATCGCCGGTCCCGCCTTCCCCCGCTTCAGCCAGGTGCTGGCCGAGGCCGGCGACAGCGAGGAGATGGTGAGCGCCACCGTCAGCTTCGAGAAGCTCCATCGTTGGGAACCCATCTTCCCGTGGCGCGACTGGCGCGCCACCCACCAACAGGGCATCTCCAAGCTCATCGCCGAAGAGTTCGCCGCCCTCGCCCCCTGA